The proteins below come from a single Halobacteriovorax sp. DA5 genomic window:
- a CDS encoding HIT family protein yields the protein MNNCIFCKILKGEADASFVYKSDKVTAFMDLNPINKGHVLVIPNEHHERFSYVNSDMVGEMFKVAQNILKAIEKSDIPCEGANLFLSDGEIAGQEVPHSHLHIAPRFRGDGHRMGFSSTDPDESSRDKLNETAKLITDKL from the coding sequence ATGAATAATTGTATATTTTGTAAAATTCTAAAAGGTGAGGCTGATGCCAGCTTTGTTTACAAGAGTGACAAGGTCACGGCATTTATGGACCTCAATCCAATTAATAAAGGTCATGTACTGGTTATCCCTAATGAGCACCACGAGAGATTTTCTTACGTAAATAGTGATATGGTCGGAGAGATGTTTAAAGTAGCTCAAAATATACTCAAGGCCATAGAGAAGTCTGACATACCTTGCGAGGGAGCGAACCTTTTTCTTTCTGACGGAGAAATTGCTGGCCAAGAAGTTCCACACTCTCATCTTCACATAGCACCAAGGTTCAGAGGCGACGGACATCGAATGGGCTTTTCAAGCACTGATCCTGATGAGTCATCAAGAGACAAGTTAAATGAAACGGCTAAGTTAATAACAGATAAACTTTAA
- a CDS encoding DUF2441 domain-containing protein has protein sequence MKQTFLHLTQDLNLKKGDVIDTTVWMSSNYYNGKWNLATKPIHIASFGETIVNVFKRIISNSQFEKLKPFFDLIISQIADGKSKTLLLKEYLFENTRTESYSNLPSRLKCIFMYENNVDALAIHRTWGFKGNFNLLKLELENGVIHKADPKILDCDLATPDEWLRKHSVDYWDGKSLSENPVFEILGEGKFKIVAAEEVVI, from the coding sequence ATGAAACAGACCTTTTTACATCTTACTCAAGATTTAAATTTGAAAAAAGGTGATGTTATCGATACTACAGTATGGATGAGTTCAAATTATTATAATGGGAAATGGAATTTAGCGACAAAGCCGATACATATAGCTAGCTTTGGGGAAACTATTGTGAATGTATTTAAACGAATAATTTCAAACTCTCAATTTGAAAAACTAAAGCCATTCTTTGACTTGATTATAAGTCAAATTGCAGATGGTAAATCTAAAACATTACTTCTTAAAGAGTATTTATTTGAAAATACTAGAACGGAATCTTATTCAAACTTACCTAGTCGTTTAAAGTGTATTTTTATGTATGAGAACAATGTTGATGCTTTGGCAATTCATAGAACCTGGGGCTTCAAAGGTAATTTTAACTTGTTAAAACTAGAACTTGAAAATGGAGTTATCCACAAGGCGGATCCAAAAATACTCGATTGTGATTTAGCAACACCTGATGAATGGTTGAGGAAGCATTCTGTGGATTACTGGGATGGGAAAAGTTTGTCTGAGAACCCTGTATTCGAGATTTTGGGAGAAGGGAAGTTTAAAATTGTAGCAGCAGAAGAGGTTGTGATTTGA